A genomic segment from Panulirus ornatus isolate Po-2019 chromosome 20, ASM3632096v1, whole genome shotgun sequence encodes:
- the LOC139756143 gene encoding uncharacterized protein isoform X2, which yields MSHLKKPIDNVSAQEVMKKFPDMAYSPHCQDIFLEAVSILYGPGFVIRPDPSGHMQFCCQICNRDMNSESAVAEHCRSGTHQKNADRKLQDRGEQSYHSIYSRYDPDSLQFKLLSSHVKPLGLQMVEGYDKGKGYTYYKCNLCGAHGKLDTMYLHLIGKRHTEKYIKSACVLQNSVITSDELEDIRHELFKIEGINCQAIKIIRGREYYPEKWEEEGYVSTKLHRKFKEEARYAYNPLLIPLHLDHQEVRLGAATKLVL from the exons gTGTCtgcacaggaagtgatgaagaagtTCCCAGATATGGCTTATTCTCCACATTGCCAAGATATCTTTCTGGAGGCTGTCA GTATATTATACGGGCCGGGTTTTGTAATCAGACCTGATCCCTCCGGGCACATGCAATTCTGTTGTCAG ATTTGTAATAGGGATATGAACTCAGAGAGTGCTGTAGCAGAACACTGCAgatcaggaactcatcagaag AATGCAGACAGGAAGTTACAGGACAGAGGAGAACAAAGCTACCACTCCATTTACTCACGTTATGACCCCGACTCCCTACAGTTCAAACTGCTCAGTAGCCACGTCAAACCTTTAG gTTTGCAGATGGTAGAGGGATATGACAAGGGGAAAGGGTATACTTATTATAAGTGTAACCTTTGTGGAGCTCATGGCAAGCTGGACACTATGTACCTCCATTTGATTGGAAAAAGGCATACAGAGAAGTACATT AAATCTGCTTGTGTCCTGCAGAATTCAGTTATAACTTCAGATGAGCTTGAAGATATTCGTCATGAGCTGTTCAAAATAGAGGGAATTAATTGTCAAGCCATCAAAATTATTAGag GAAGAGAGTACTATCCAGAGAAGTGGGAAGAAGAAGGTTATGTCTCTACAAAACTTCATAGAAAATTCAAAGAAGAGGCCAGGTATGCTTATA ATCCTCTTCTAATTCCCCTTCACCTGGACCATCAAGAAGTACGTCTGGGAGCAGCCACCAAACTGGTCTT